In a single window of the Montipora capricornis isolate CH-2021 chromosome 11, ASM3666992v2, whole genome shotgun sequence genome:
- the LOC138024611 gene encoding uncharacterized protein: protein MIQNTAADEIDERRLLSGKGIEDGHLAQVPSDVVKSLMSDSCSPEEIVVQLKESLHLDEKCLEQPNPETKRTIRCLAKRAKDSKRIDVVEYLREITLAGTTGPLLPGNLDIRNIPVCQMTELTIDLSSGEEWKNVAEKLGLSQKQIRYLDKRTINPCDEALAFISRRCRITVDDLYDALTDCGYPVLADTL, encoded by the exons ATGATTCAGAAC ACAGCTGCTGATGAGATTGATGAAAGACGGTTGCTTTCTGGAAAAG GCATTGAAGACGGGCATCTCGCCCAGGTTCCTAGCGATGTTGTTAAATCACTTATGTCGGATTCATGCAGTCCAGAAGAAATTGTAGTTCAGCTGAAGGAGAGTCTACATTTGGACGAAAAGTGTTTGGAGCAACcaaaccctgaaacaaagagaACGATCCGTTGCCTGGCAAAGAGAGCAAAGGATTCAAAGAGGATTGATGTTGTCGAGTACCTGAGAGAAATTACACTGGCAGGGACAACTG GTCCCTTGCTACCAGGGAACCTTGATATTCGCAATATCCCGGTTTGTCAGATGACAGAGCTTACAATCGACTTAAGCA GTGGAGAGGAGTGGAAGAATGTTGCTGAGAAACTAGGCCTTAGCCAAAAACAAATCCGTTATCTTGACAAGCGAACTATCAATCCCTGTGATGAAGCACTGGCTTTTATTAGTCGGCGGTGTCGTATTACTGTCGACGATCTGTACGATGCGCTAACCGATTGTGGGTACCCTGTGCTAGCCGACACCCTATGA